From one Sesamum indicum cultivar Zhongzhi No. 13 linkage group LG13, S_indicum_v1.0, whole genome shotgun sequence genomic stretch:
- the LOC105176176 gene encoding dolichyl-diphosphooligosaccharide--protein glycosyltransferase 48 kDa subunit: MAGLKSPTLYFFLLNLISLLPLLAFSFSPDHPTDRRILVLLDDLSLKSSHSLFFSSLQSRGFDLDFKLANDPAVAVKRYGEYLYDGLILFSPSIERFGGSLDMGGVLDFVDSGHDLILAADSNASDLIRNIAAECGVDFDEDPSAVVIDHTSYAVSETEGEHTLIAADDFIQSDVILGSKKIEAPVLFEGIAHSMNPGNSLVLKVLSASSSSYSANPTSKLSSPPSLSGTAISLVSVVQARNNARIMISGSLEMFGNRLFRSGVQKSGSLHKYEKSGNEQFITELSKWIFHERGHLKAVHVKHNKVGETEEPPIYRINDDLEFSVEVFEWSGSSWVPYVANDVQVQFYMMSPYVLKTLSTNQKGLYHTSFKVPDVYGVFQFKVEYQRLGYTSISLAKQIPVRPFRHNEYERFITTAFPYYGASFSTMAGFFIFSIIYLYNK; this comes from the exons ATGGCAGGGCTCAAATCTCCAACACTCTACTTCTTCTTACTGAATCTGATTTCACTTCTGCCGCTCCTCGCCTTCTCCTTCTCCCCCGATCATCCCACTGACCGTCGGATTCTTGTTCTGCTCGATGACCTGTCCCTTAAATCCTCGcattcccttttcttttcctctctgCAGTCACGTGGCTTCGACCTCGACTTCAAGCTCGCCAATGATCCCGCCGTCGCTGTCAAGCGATATGGCGAGTACTTGTACGATGGGCTCATTCTTTTCTCTCCTTCCATCGAGC GGTTTGGAGGGTCCTTGGACATGGGGGGAGTTTTGGATTTTGTTGACTCGGGGCATGACTTGATTTTGGCCGCCGATTCAAATGCATCTGATTTGATCCGGAACATTGCCGCTGAATGTGGGGTTGATTTTGATGAG GATCCCTCTGCCGTGGTCATTGATCACACCAGTTATGCTGTCTCAGAAACTGAGGGAGAGCACACCTTAATTGCTGCTGATGATTTTATTCAATCTGATGTCATTCTGGGAAGCAAGAAAATTGAG GCCCCTGTACTTTTCGAAGGGATTGCACATTCGATGAATCCTGGAAATAGCTTG GTTTTAAAGGTTCTTTCTGCATCTTCTTCCTCGTATTCTGCTAATCCAACCTCAAAGCTGTCAAGCCCGCCATCACTTAGTGGAACTGCTATTTCTCTAGTTTCAGTTGTGCAG GCCAGGAATAATGCCCGAATTATGATATCTGGGTCATTAGAAATGTTTGGCAACAG GTTGTTCAGATCAGGAGTGCAGAAGAGTGGGAGCTTACACAA ATATGAAAAATCCGGCAATGAACAGTTTATAACTGAACTTAGCAAATGGATCTTCCACGAGAGGGGCCATCTGAAG GCTGTGCATGTTAAGCACAATAAAGTTGGTGAAACTGAAGAGCCTCCAATATACAGGATCAATGATGACCTG GAATTTTCTGTTGAAGTTTTTGAATGGTCCGGTAGTAGTTGGGTTCCATATGTTGCAAACGATGTTCAAGTGCAGTTCTACATGATGAGCCCCTATGTCTTGAAAACTTTGTCAACAAATCAGAAG GGGCTATATCACACTTCATTTAAGGTGCCCGATGTTTATGGAGTTTTCCAGTTTAAGGTCGAGTATCAGAGGCTTGGATATACTAGCATATCTCTTGCAAAACAG ATTCCTGTACGACCCTTTAGACACAATGAATACGAGAGATTTATTACTACAGCTTTCCCCTATTATGGAGCTTCGTTTTCTACA
- the LOC105176178 gene encoding BES1/BZR1 homolog protein 2-like has product MTAGGSSTGRLPSWRERENNKRRERRRRAIAAKIYSGLRAQGNYKLPKHCDNNEVLKALCAEAGWVVEEDGTTYRKGCKPPPADTPMTSTNISACSSMQPSPNSSAFPSPLPSYHASPTSSSFPSPSRCDGNPTSFILPYLRNLAIPSSLPHLRISNSAPVTPPLSSPTRSSKPKPHWDSIPNGSLNSFLHPISAASAPSSPTRRQRFTPAPIPECDESDVSTVNSVRWVSFQSGPAPAAPPSPTYNLVQAVAQQTSLQGKFVSCSELGWGSAAKRAQGPEFEFESGAVKAWEGEKIHEVGMDDLELTLGSGKAHA; this is encoded by the exons ATGACAGCCGGTGGTTCATCAACGGGGCGGCTGCCGTCttggagggagagggagaacaacaagagaagagagaggaGGAGAAGGGCCATTGCCGCCAAAATCTACTCCGGGCTTCGAGCTCAGGGCAATTACAAGCTCCCCAAGCACTGTGACAACAACGAAGTTCTCAAGGCCCTTTGCGCGGAGGCTGGTTGGGTTGTTGAAGAAGATGGCACCACTTATCGCAAG GGATGTAAGCCACCCCCAGCTGATACTCCAATGACCTCGACAAATATCAGCGCGTGTTCGTCAATGCAACCAAGCCCGAATTCTTCTGCGTTTCCCAGTCCCTTGCCTTCTTACCATGCCAGCCCTACATCGTCCTCATTTCCAAGTCCATCGCGCTGTGATGGAAATCCTACCTCCTTCATTCTCCCTTACCTTCGCAACTTAGCTATCCCATCCTCCCTTCCTCATCTGCGTATATCTAATAGTGCCCCCGTTACCCCACCTCTTTCCTCTCCGACCCGAAGTTCAAAGCCCAAGCCTCATTGGGACTCTATCCCCAATGGTtcattaaattcttttcttcacCCTATTTCCGCTGCCTCTGCCCCATCTAGCCCTACACGCCGTCAGCGTTTTACACCAGCGCCAATTCCAGAATGTGATGAATCTGATGTCTCAACGGTTAATTCTGTTCGGTGGGTCAGTTTCCAGTCAGGGCCAGCCCCAGCTGCTCCCCCTTCACCTACTTATAATCTTGTTCAAGCTGTAGCTCAGCAGACTTCTCTCCAGggaaaatttgtttcttgtaGTGAATTGGGATGGGGATCAGCGGCAAAGAGGGCACAGGGACCTGAATTTGAGTTTGAGAGTGGTGCAGTAAAAGCATGGGAAGGTGAAAAGATACATGAAGTTGGCATGGATGATCTGGAACTCACACTTGGAAGCGGAAAAGCTCATGCTTAG